In Carya illinoinensis cultivar Pawnee chromosome 7, C.illinoinensisPawnee_v1, whole genome shotgun sequence, the following are encoded in one genomic region:
- the LOC122315542 gene encoding receptor-like protein 15 isoform X1 gives MSSDCCGWEQVSCNSTTGHIVGLSLNHITDTTNWLLNVSLFRPFKELTSLDLSGNQIGGCIANEDMSGNRFTGSISPYIGALSLTKDILLSDNNFNGAFPTEDLCRSKKLEELDISGINNMSSLRVLDISGNRYIGNCFTNICSE, from the exons ATGAGCAGTGACTGCTGTGGTTGGGAGCAAGTCTCGTGCAACTCCACCACGGGTCATATCGTTGGACTCTCCCTCAATCATATCACCGATACAACTAATTGGTTACTAAATGTGTCCCTGTTTCGGCCCTTCAAGGAGCTAACGAGTCTTGATTTGTCAGGCAATCAAATAGGTGGTTGCATAGCTAATGAAG ATATGAGTGGAAATCGCTTCACTGGGAGTATTTCTCCATATATTGGGGCACTATCTTTGACGAAGGATATATTGCTATCTGACAATAATTTCAATGGAGCTTTCCCTACTGAAG ATTTGTGCAGATCGAAGAAACTTGAAGAGTTGGATATTTCTGGCATAAACAATATGTCATCACTAAGAGTGTTGGATATATCTGGTAACCGTTACATTGGTAACTGTTTCACAAACATATGTTCCGAATAG
- the LOC122315542 gene encoding protein BRASSINOSTEROID INSENSITIVE 1-like isoform X2 — protein MKILDMSGNRFTGSISPYIGALSLTKDILLSDNNFNGAFPTEDLCRSKKLEELDISGINNMSSLRVLDISGNRYIGNCFTNICSE, from the exons ATGAAG ATTTTAGATATGAGTGGAAATCGCTTCACTGGGAGTATTTCTCCATATATTGGGGCACTATCTTTGACGAAGGATATATTGCTATCTGACAATAATTTCAATGGAGCTTTCCCTACTGAAG ATTTGTGCAGATCGAAGAAACTTGAAGAGTTGGATATTTCTGGCATAAACAATATGTCATCACTAAGAGTGTTGGATATATCTGGTAACCGTTACATTGGTAACTGTTTCACAAACATATGTTCCGAATAG